In Solidesulfovibrio sp., the following proteins share a genomic window:
- a CDS encoding prepilin-type N-terminal cleavage/methylation domain-containing protein, which produces MVETKIGKTGQQGFTLIEIIAVLVILGILAIVAVPKYFDLQEQARQSAAKGLIAAAQSQLSMGYATLKLNTTWSNTPATECGWVVISNSEGNITCTGNWTDSYIKIDANVSGTTNKTTGYWNSPEASGS; this is translated from the coding sequence ATGGTTGAGACCAAGATAGGCAAAACGGGGCAGCAGGGTTTCACGCTGATCGAAATCATCGCCGTGCTCGTCATCCTCGGCATCCTGGCCATCGTTGCCGTGCCCAAGTATTTCGACCTGCAGGAGCAAGCCCGGCAATCAGCTGCCAAGGGCCTCATCGCCGCGGCGCAGTCGCAGTTGTCTATGGGCTATGCGACGTTGAAGCTGAATACGACTTGGAGCAATACCCCTGCCACGGAATGCGGCTGGGTCGTCATCAGCAACTCCGAGGGAAATATCACCTGTACCGGCAACTGGACCGATTCCTACATCAAGATTGATGCCAACGTCTCCGGTACGACGAATAAGACTACGGGCTACTGGAATAGCCCCGAGGCCTCTGGTAGCTAG
- a CDS encoding type II secretion system protein translates to MGALSSWAKKKGVVTAVIAGGADQPDVERLGSNTAREGFTLIELLAVLVLIAILAVSASIYYGNMLNESKKHGAMTLITTAQSQLSFEFARLAVAGLALGSNVQPVCESVIITSPDVNASITCVGNLADYVAITATIDSVNATGAWVSPLNMGP, encoded by the coding sequence GTGGGTGCGCTGTCTTCCTGGGCAAAGAAGAAGGGCGTGGTTACAGCGGTGATAGCAGGTGGAGCCGACCAGCCAGATGTGGAGCGGTTGGGCAGTAACACTGCTCGTGAAGGTTTTACGCTGATTGAACTGCTGGCCGTTCTTGTATTGATTGCCATCCTGGCCGTGTCGGCTTCGATCTACTACGGAAACATGCTCAATGAATCTAAAAAACATGGCGCAATGACCTTGATCACCACGGCTCAAAGCCAGCTTTCTTTTGAGTTCGCTCGGCTTGCCGTGGCCGGGTTGGCTCTCGGATCAAACGTACAGCCGGTGTGCGAGTCTGTCATAATAACGAGTCCCGATGTCAACGCATCCATAACTTGCGTCGGCAACCTCGCTGATTATGTAGCCATCACTGCGACGATCGACAGTGTGAACGCCACGGGTGCCTGGGTCAGCCCCTTGAATATGGGTCCATAG
- a CDS encoding pilus assembly protein TadD, with the protein MFVLFIGGLSFLVLCFPIVALDFDLWYHLLGGTYILEHHTLPAQAFFSYLPNSDRWVDYYWLFQVIVTSLHQVGGYFALIVLRSLLYLATVVLVWLCLRTDEDNGDNGVFLIALAMACAYAMAILPRDLMLRPHVFTYLFIVLFHYVVNDRPRWGWALPVAALVWTNVHGVEYPVLLLTCGAYLAEYFLPKFLRRPAPETIRRLRWPLIVSLYAVLATPAGVGLLPKPFAPPLFHERVISELNPQNLGAFFSLSLYPGGNWLETATNGLVLFVAVSVLALAWSRRLRLSRVVLFAGGLFLLPQSRRFTYEFLLLCLPVVADFLRLVAGWRPRPIPWKGALAAGLIMIAATLWSVNEFLGKQARYPLDVARLPVGTCDFLLRQGPGGKVLNVSNPGGYLEWRLYPKYLIFMDMQTMLFPSLDLFMSLNMFTDKLVFQRALDRYGPGFVLADVRDKDFLKRMEGVGDFAPVFFDDVLTLYADAKAYPDLVARNRLVAIDPATCVTEDYEAMEEAKRERMLAECRRVHEVYPDGLIVNTVMAKIALARGRTQEAMGHASRLMEVYPDRYMGFALAGLAAFKEERYEAALEYNTDALARAMPSERVLVVRNLYATYARLKRFDKAYEALESVINPMMPAATFLDLSDMGMSAVAAGKTREGRLLLTMALAKAPESEKAKVKEIEELLAMMDEPRQ; encoded by the coding sequence TTGTTTGTCTTGTTTATTGGCGGACTTTCGTTTCTCGTCCTGTGCTTTCCCATCGTGGCCCTGGACTTCGACCTATGGTACCACCTTCTGGGCGGGACATACATCCTCGAACACCATACCTTGCCCGCCCAGGCTTTTTTCTCGTATCTGCCGAATTCCGATCGCTGGGTCGATTACTACTGGCTGTTCCAGGTCATCGTCACGTCGCTGCATCAGGTCGGCGGCTACTTTGCCTTGATCGTGCTGCGCAGCCTCCTGTATCTGGCCACGGTTGTCCTGGTCTGGCTGTGCCTGCGGACGGACGAGGACAACGGCGACAACGGCGTCTTTCTCATCGCCCTGGCCATGGCCTGCGCCTATGCCATGGCCATACTGCCCCGCGACCTGATGTTGCGGCCGCATGTTTTCACCTATCTCTTCATCGTACTCTTCCATTATGTGGTCAACGATCGGCCGCGCTGGGGCTGGGCGCTGCCGGTGGCCGCCTTGGTCTGGACCAACGTCCATGGCGTCGAGTACCCGGTCCTGCTGCTGACCTGCGGGGCGTATCTGGCCGAGTATTTCCTGCCCAAATTCCTGCGCCGGCCCGCGCCCGAAACCATCAGGCGCCTGCGCTGGCCGCTGATCGTTTCGCTTTACGCCGTGTTGGCCACGCCGGCCGGGGTGGGGCTTTTGCCCAAACCCTTCGCGCCGCCGCTGTTCCATGAGCGGGTCATCAGCGAACTCAATCCGCAAAATCTCGGCGCCTTTTTCTCCTTGTCCCTGTACCCGGGCGGCAACTGGCTGGAGACGGCGACCAACGGGCTGGTGCTGTTCGTGGCCGTGTCGGTGCTGGCGCTGGCCTGGAGCAGGCGGCTTCGCCTCAGCCGGGTGGTGCTGTTCGCCGGGGGGCTTTTTTTGCTGCCGCAGTCCCGGCGATTTACTTACGAATTCTTGCTCCTTTGCCTGCCGGTCGTGGCCGATTTCCTGCGCCTGGTGGCCGGTTGGCGGCCCCGGCCCATACCGTGGAAGGGGGCGCTGGCCGCCGGGCTGATCATGATCGCGGCCACGCTGTGGAGCGTCAACGAGTTCCTGGGCAAGCAGGCCCGCTACCCGCTGGACGTGGCCCGGCTGCCGGTGGGGACGTGCGATTTCCTCCTGCGGCAGGGGCCGGGCGGGAAGGTGCTCAACGTGTCCAACCCCGGCGGCTACCTGGAATGGCGGCTTTATCCGAAGTACCTTATATTCATGGACATGCAGACCATGCTTTTCCCGAGCCTGGATCTGTTCATGAGCCTCAACATGTTCACCGACAAGCTGGTGTTCCAGCGTGCGCTGGACCGGTATGGGCCGGGATTTGTCCTGGCCGATGTGCGCGACAAGGATTTCCTCAAGCGCATGGAGGGTGTCGGGGATTTCGCGCCGGTCTTTTTCGACGACGTGCTGACCCTGTACGCCGATGCCAAGGCCTATCCGGATTTGGTCGCCCGCAACCGACTGGTGGCCATCGATCCGGCGACGTGCGTCACCGAGGACTACGAGGCCATGGAGGAGGCCAAGCGCGAGCGGATGCTGGCCGAATGCCGGCGCGTGCACGAGGTCTATCCCGACGGCCTCATCGTCAACACGGTCATGGCCAAGATCGCCCTGGCCCGTGGGCGGACGCAGGAGGCCATGGGCCATGCTTCGCGGCTCATGGAGGTCTATCCCGACCGCTACATGGGGTTCGCCTTGGCCGGGCTGGCGGCCTTCAAGGAGGAACGTTACGAGGCGGCGCTTGAATACAACACGGATGCCCTGGCCCGGGCCATGCCGTCGGAGCGGGTGCTGGTGGTACGCAACCTGTACGCCACGTATGCGCGGCTCAAGCGTTTCGACAAGGCCTACGAGGCGTTGGAATCCGTCATCAATCCCATGATGCCGGCGGCGACGTTTTTGGATCTGAGCGACATGGGCATGTCGGCGGTGGCGGCGGGCAAGACGCGGGAAGGGCGGTTGCTGCTGACCATGGCCCTGGCCAAGGCGCCGGAGTCCGAGAAGGCCAAGGTCAAGGAGATTGAGGAGTTATTGGCCATGATGGACGAACCCCGGCAATAG
- a CDS encoding prepilin-type N-terminal cleavage/methylation domain-containing protein has translation MRTAKRRQWARRFPTAGRRFASGFTILEVVAVLLVLGILAVVAVSSMGSGSKAVVEADALRSVLRYAQSRAMADVYTWGVAVSSSGYTLFSDNPSQTNPSLPTTGSNTHTVASGVTLSGSTPIRYDWRGVPVSTNVNTPGSSGTAVTTYQYINVTESGKVSTVTVTPYTGFVP, from the coding sequence ATGCGGACGGCGAAGAGGCGACAGTGGGCGCGACGTTTTCCGACGGCGGGGCGGCGGTTCGCTTCGGGTTTCACGATCCTGGAAGTGGTGGCCGTGCTGCTGGTTCTGGGGATTTTGGCGGTCGTGGCAGTGTCGAGCATGGGCAGCGGGTCCAAGGCCGTGGTGGAGGCCGATGCCTTGCGTTCGGTGCTGCGCTATGCCCAATCCCGGGCGATGGCGGACGTCTACACCTGGGGCGTGGCGGTATCCAGTTCCGGCTACACGCTTTTTTCGGACAATCCCAGCCAGACCAATCCCTCCTTGCCCACAACGGGCAGCAATACGCATACCGTGGCCAGCGGCGTGACGCTAAGCGGCAGCACCCCCATACGCTATGATTGGCGCGGGGTGCCGGTTTCCACCAATGTGAACACGCCGGGTTCGTCCGGTACGGCGGTCACGACGTATCAATACATCAACGTGACGGAGTCGGGCAAGGTTTCCACGGTCACGGTCACGCCTTATACGGGATTTGTTCCATGA
- a CDS encoding type II secretion system protein, translating to MKRRHCDWGFTLLEVIMTFVLFAIVGTVAVSYFTKGITRTDIPVTQLQTDASLQLVLENMIADKTTNSTFNTNLVAFCSNLGTINATQNTYGSGSNYIVTQKDFVCPSANTFVTNSNSNQFLLVTIKPSTTSGVSLTYLFSSTAGNCNIAGGS from the coding sequence ATGAAGCGCCGGCATTGTGATTGGGGGTTCACCCTGCTGGAAGTCATCATGACGTTCGTGCTGTTTGCCATCGTCGGCACGGTGGCTGTTTCCTATTTCACGAAAGGCATCACACGGACGGACATCCCGGTGACGCAATTGCAGACGGACGCCAGTTTGCAGCTTGTGTTGGAGAACATGATAGCGGACAAGACGACGAACAGTACGTTTAATACCAATCTTGTGGCTTTTTGTAGCAATCTTGGGACAATCAATGCGACTCAGAACACCTATGGTTCTGGCTCGAACTATATTGTAACGCAAAAAGATTTTGTTTGTCCGTCGGCGAACACTTTTGTCACAAATAGCAATTCGAATCAGTTCCTGCTGGTGACTATCAAGCCGTCGACGACCTCTGGAGTCAGCCTGACCTATCTTTTCAGTTCCACGGCAGGGAACTGCAACATAGCCGGTGGCAGTTGA
- a CDS encoding prepilin-type N-terminal cleavage/methylation domain-containing protein, producing MDGSVSNRWVRKKGFTLLELICVLVLLGIVAVLSTRMFSNVIRGYTLARNSDAAVQKAQNAMQRLTIDFTYLDTSLSSGTSSAITYNTTLNNAVQVMVFQSGNQIVYKYGGTNYVLTDGVKASTLAFNYYTTYNSGALASFNSTANVPSLVGFSYTMVGDDANQSLSQTYSTRVKVNKVGY from the coding sequence ATGGACGGGAGCGTCAGCAACCGTTGGGTCAGGAAGAAGGGCTTCACCCTGTTGGAGCTCATTTGCGTTTTGGTTTTGCTGGGTATTGTGGCCGTGTTGAGCACGCGGATGTTTTCCAATGTGATCCGAGGGTATACGCTGGCCCGCAATTCCGACGCCGCCGTGCAGAAGGCGCAGAACGCCATGCAGCGGCTGACGATTGATTTCACCTATCTGGACACGTCGCTTTCTTCCGGGACGAGCAGTGCGATTACGTACAATACGACATTGAACAATGCGGTTCAGGTCATGGTGTTTCAGTCGGGCAACCAGATTGTGTATAAGTATGGCGGCACGAACTATGTGCTGACGGACGGCGTGAAGGCGTCGACGCTGGCTTTCAATTATTATACCACGTATAATTCCGGTGCGTTAGCTAGCTTCAATAGCACGGCGAATGTTCCGAGTTTGGTTGGTTTTTCTTATACTATGGTTGGAGATGACGCAAACCAAAGCCTTTCACAGACGTATTCTACGCGTGTAAAAGTCAACAAGGTCGGTTATTGA